From one Malus sylvestris chromosome 1, drMalSylv7.2, whole genome shotgun sequence genomic stretch:
- the LOC126622480 gene encoding uncharacterized protein LOC126622480: MQSNGGRVISDFRSSLTPKLVEALICMQNWLRGDNIITLEDDAPSIDHIEFYESIESELAKSTSSIASLTLDQEPQQAPKQSEGSNSQEPPLMRLQSARSSQAQRPPKPSNNKCPKGKGKVKV, encoded by the exons GGTGGTCGAGTGATTTCGGATTTTAGGAGTTCTTTAACTCCTAAATTGGTGGAGGCCTTGATATGCATGCAAAATTGGTTGAGGGGTGATAATATTATTACTTTGGAGGATGATGCACCTTCAATTGACCACATTGAGTTCTATGAAAGTATTGAATCCG AGTTGGCCAAATCGACTTCAAGCATTGCCTCTCttactcttgatcaagaaccACAACAAGCTCCAAAGCAATCTGAAGGTTCTAATTCACAAGAGCCTCCCCTTATGCGTTTACAAAGTGCAAGGTCTTCACAAGCTCAAAGGCCTCCTAAACCTTCAAACAATAAGTgtccaaaaggaaaaggaaaggtaAAGGTTTGA